DNA sequence from the Antarctobacter heliothermus genome:
TGCAGCAAGTGACGAATATCTTGCTGCACATGCCCCCATCACCACGCTCGACGATCTGAAAGGCCACCGGGCGATTGGCTATATTCCGGACATGATCTTTGACAAAGAACTGGACTACCTTGGCGAACTGGGGGTGGAGCGGGTGCCCTTGGCGTCCAACTCTGTTGCGGTGCAGTTTCACTGGCTGCAGCAGGGGGCGGGGCTGGGGATCGTGCATGACTTTGCCATGCCCACGGCCCCCGGTCTGCGCTATGTCTTGCGCGAGGCCATCTCTCTGACCCGCAGCTTTTTCCTTGTGCGCCACGCCGACGACCGGCGGCTGGAACGCCAGACCCGTTTCGCCGAGGCGTTGGTGGCAGGAATGCGCGAAGAATTGACCCGGCTGGAGCTGCTGGCAGAGCGGGCCGGGGCCCCTGATTGAGCACGGCAGGCGTGGGCGCGGTTGTCCGATCAAAGGGTCTTGGGACTTTCAACCACTTGACAGGTTGTATCGACCCGCGCCACGCTGCTGTTATGGCCATGTTGCAGGGAGGTCACGCGATGCAGGTTCACCAGATCCTCAAGAGTAAGGGCACCGACGGGGTATATACCGTCACGCCGGGAACCACGGTTTCAGAAGCCGCGAGAATCCTCACAGAGAAACGCATCGGGACGGTTGTTGTCTCTGAAGACGGTGAGGTTGCCTTGGGCATCCTGTCGGAACGCGACATCGTGCGCGAACTGGCGGCCAAGGGCGCGGCCTGTCTTGATGCGTCGGTGGACACATACATGACGTCGGACCCCTTTACCTGCGCGCGCGAGGATTCCGCCGACGGCATCCTTGCCAGAATGACCGAAGGCCGGTTCCGCCACATGCCCGTGGTCGAAGATGGCAAGATGGTCGGGTTGGTGACGCTGGGGGACGTGGTCAAGGCGCGCCTGACAGAACTGTCCGCCGAAAAGGACGCGCTGGAAGGCATGATTTCAAACCCCTGGTAACCGGATTTGCCGCAACGCGGCGGATCTTGGTTGCATTTCGCGGCGCAATATTGTTGCGTCTCAAAGGCAAACCAGAAGGGAAGCTGCGATGCGCGTCGGTCTTTACCCCGGAACTTTTGACCCCCTGACGCTGGGGCATACCGACATTATCCGCCGAGGCGCGTCCCTTGTGGATCGGCTGGTGATTGGCGTGGCCATCAACCGCGACAAGGGGCCATTGTTCCGTCTCGAAGAGCGTGTGGCCATGATCGAGGCCGAGTGCTGCGAATTGTCAGAGCAGACGGGCACGGAAATTGTCGTCCATCCGTTCGAAAACCTGCTGATCGATTGCGCCAATGACGTTGGCGCGCAGATCATCATTCGCGGCCTGCGCGCCGTGGCGGATTTCGAGTATGAATACCAGATGGTTGGCATGAACCGCGCGCTGGATGACAGCGTCGAGACGGTGTTCCTGATGGCAGAGGCGCGGCATCAGGCCATTGCCTCCAAGCTGGTCAAGGAAATCGCGCGGTTGGGCGGGGACGTGTCGAAATTCGTCTCTCCGGCCGTGAATACCGCGCTGAAACAACGTCTGAAAACCTGATCCGAACGGTCATTGTGTCGGCTTTCGGTCCTGTCCACGGCGCGGTCAGGTCTTGCAGATGAATTGCAGCGCCACGTTTGCCGCAGGGTAGGTGCCACGGGTGACGTGGTGGCGGGTCTGGATGTATTCGGTGATCAGCCAGCGGTACAGAGCGAGGCGCCGCCCTGATTTTTCAGGAGCAGCGCCTTGTCGCGAGTCGCGCAGCGGTCTCAGCCGTAGACAGCCTGACGCGCGATGCGACGGATTTCTGTCGGGGCAATGTCAAGATCGCGGGCGACTGCTGCGTCGAGCGATTCCAGTTCGCGGACAGTGGCGCGGAATTTGGCGTGCTTGTTCATGCGGTCGCGGATGTCGGTGAAGAGTGTCATGTCATAGGTTCCTGTTTGCGTTTGTGTTATCGCAAACATAGACATGCTGCAGTGCAGCACAATTGCCGGAAACAGATAGTCGCCTTGCGTTTTTTGCAGGTCTTCCCTTAGGGAAAGTTAACGGGTGTGTTGGTGCGACCGCGTCCCATCCATGCAAAAAGGCCGCCCGAAGGCGGCCTTTGACAGTCACCGCGCAGAGCGATGTCAGATCAGTTTACCCATTGCGACTGCGGTGTCGCCCATGCGGTTGGAAAAGCCCCATTCATTGTCATACCATGTCAGGATGCGGCACATCGTGCCCTCCATCACCTTGGTCTGGTCGGTGTGAAAGATCGACGAATGCGGGTCATGGTTGAAGTCGACCGAGACTAGCTTTTTATCGGTATAGCCCAGCACGCCCTTGAGCGGGCCATCGGCGGCGGCGCGGATCACGGCGTTGATTTCTTCGACCGTCGTGTCACGGGCCGCCTCAAACGTCAGGTCCACGACCGAGACGTTCGGCGTGGGCACGCGGATCGCAACGCCGTCCAGTTTGCCGTTCAGTTCCGGCAGCACCAGACCGACAGCCTTGGCCGCGCCGGTAGAGGTGGGGATCATCGACAGGGCTGCGGCGCGGGCGCGATACAGATCCTTGTGCATGGTGTCCAGCGTCGGCTGGTCGCCGGTATAGCTGTGGATCGTGGTCATGAAGCCTTTGACGATGCCGATTTCGTCGTTGAGCACCTTAACCACCGGGGCCAGACAGTTGGTGGTGCACGATGCGTTGGAGACGATCAGATCCTCTGCAGTCAGCACGCTGTCGTTGACACCGTAAACAATGGTCTTGTCCGCGTCCTTGCCGGGGGCAGAGATCAGAACACGGCTGGCGCCGTTGTCCAGATGCGCCTGACACGCCTCTTTCGAGGTGAAGATGCCGGTACATTCCAGCACCACGTCCACGTCCGACCACGGCAGGTCGGCGGGGTTGCGGATGGCGGTCACGCGGATCGGGCCACGGCCCACGTCGATGCTGTCGTCGCCATGCGTCACCTCGACCGGAAACCGCCCATGCACGCTATCGTATTGCAGCAGGTGGGCATTGGTTTCGACCGGGCCTAGATCGTTGATGGCGATCACTTCGATGTCGGTGCGGCCGGACTCGATTATGGCGCGCAGGACATTGCGTCCGATGCGGCCGAAGCCATTGATGGCGACTTTGACGGTCATTGGGAGGGTCCCTTTTGTGTCGTGGGGCGGATACGGGTAAAATAGGCTTCGTTACCGCTAACAATCATCCGCGCACGAAAAAGTCAAGCCGGACGACTGGCGTCAGACTAGCGCCAAAAGGCCAGCCAGTCGATCAGGACAAAGACTTTGCGCCCAAGGAACAGCAGGTTCGCGCCATCGGTCAGGGACATGTCCGCGACCACCGCGCCGACAAGAATAAGCCCAAGGATGATGGCAAGCCGGTTGGTCATGGGGCGCGGGCCTTTGTTGCAGATGGGTGCGCCCAGTCATGCCAGAGCGCGCAAGCCATGTCACGCCGGGCGCTTTAGCGCGCCTTGGCTGCCAGCACAAACAATCCCGCAATCGCGGCTGAGGCGAAGACGTTGTAATTGGCCATCGACAGGCCGAACAGCTCCCACGGGATCTGGTCGCATGGCACCATTGGCGCGTTCATGATCGCGTCCAGTGCCTCTTGCGGGGTCAGCGTCTCGATCGACGGCGCGGTGCAGCTTTGCAGTCCGTCCCACCACTTGCGTTCCACGCCGCTGTGAAAGATCCCGACCAGGGAACTGGACAGCGCCGAAAGTGCGCCCAGACCCAGCAGGATGCGCGACGGGATCACCAGCGCGACGGCACCAAACCCCAATGCGGCGAAATGGCCGTAGCGTTGCCAGTAACACATTTGGCAGGGCAGCAATCCGCGAAAATACTGAAAGTACAGCGCGCCCAGCAAGAGCCCGGCGGAACCGGCCAGCGCAAGAAGGGTGTAGGTGCGGCGGGTCATGGTATCCTCATGATGACTTGGCCACTTGGCATGTGGCGCAGGACGGCGCGCGGTTCAAGTCATCGCGGCCCTTGGGGGCATATTCGGTGGGCTCAGAGGCCGAGCCATGTCTTGATCAGGCTGGCCAGCGTTGCACCGGCAAAAATGAGCGTGGCGATCCAGGTCGTCCCCAGAACCGCGCCAACGAGAACCAGTATGCCATCGCGCTGCAACAGCCCCATGGCCACAACC
Encoded proteins:
- a CDS encoding glyceraldehyde-3-phosphate dehydrogenase — translated: MTNRLAIILGLILVGAVVADMSLTDGANLLFLGRKVFVLIDWLAFWR
- the coaD gene encoding pantetheine-phosphate adenylyltransferase; amino-acid sequence: MRVGLYPGTFDPLTLGHTDIIRRGASLVDRLVIGVAINRDKGPLFRLEERVAMIEAECCELSEQTGTEIVVHPFENLLIDCANDVGAQIIIRGLRAVADFEYEYQMVGMNRALDDSVETVFLMAEARHQAIASKLVKEIARLGGDVSKFVSPAVNTALKQRLKT
- the gap gene encoding type I glyceraldehyde-3-phosphate dehydrogenase — protein: MTVKVAINGFGRIGRNVLRAIIESGRTDIEVIAINDLGPVETNAHLLQYDSVHGRFPVEVTHGDDSIDVGRGPIRVTAIRNPADLPWSDVDVVLECTGIFTSKEACQAHLDNGASRVLISAPGKDADKTIVYGVNDSVLTAEDLIVSNASCTTNCLAPVVKVLNDEIGIVKGFMTTIHSYTGDQPTLDTMHKDLYRARAAALSMIPTSTGAAKAVGLVLPELNGKLDGVAIRVPTPNVSVVDLTFEAARDTTVEEINAVIRAAADGPLKGVLGYTDKKLVSVDFNHDPHSSIFHTDQTKVMEGTMCRILTWYDNEWGFSNRMGDTAVAMGKLI
- a CDS encoding CBS domain-containing protein codes for the protein MQVHQILKSKGTDGVYTVTPGTTVSEAARILTEKRIGTVVVSEDGEVALGILSERDIVRELAAKGAACLDASVDTYMTSDPFTCAREDSADGILARMTEGRFRHMPVVEDGKMVGLVTLGDVVKARLTELSAEKDALEGMISNPW
- a CDS encoding disulfide bond formation protein B — encoded protein: MTRRTYTLLALAGSAGLLLGALYFQYFRGLLPCQMCYWQRYGHFAALGFGAVALVIPSRILLGLGALSALSSSLVGIFHSGVERKWWDGLQSCTAPSIETLTPQEALDAIMNAPMVPCDQIPWELFGLSMANYNVFASAAIAGLFVLAAKAR